The Bradyrhizobium sp. CCBAU 051011 DNA segment GATCGCCGGCCACGGAACGGACGAGGCAATTTTACGCGCTAGCGCTTACGCAGCCGCGGAAGCCGACGCGATCCTCATTCACTCGCGTAAGAGCACCGCGGACGAGATCCTCCCATTCGCGAGTACCTGGCAGAACTGCCTGCCAGTCGCAATCGCTCCGAGGAAATACTATCGAACGCCGGTCTCTGCATATCGCAATGCCGGCATCTCCACAGTGATCTGGCCCAACCACGCCATGCAGCTGCAATAGCGGCAATGCGACACGTCTGCGGACGCATTATCGCCGAGGACGGCATCGCCGGCATTGATGCCGGATATCGCGACCTTCGACCAGGTCTTCGATTTGTTGAGATAAGACGAACTCGCCCGTGCAAAAGCGCGCGCTATCTCCACCCCCTAACCCACGGCGAAAGCTTGTCATCCACACAACATACTGATCTCCAAGGAGTGCTGCGATCCAAGCGTCTGCCCTATCGTCACGCTCCACTGCAACCGGAAACGAAGCACTTGTTTGCCCTCCTGCCACCGGACGTACCATCAAATGGCGCCACAGCTCTTACTCGCCGACCTGTACATTTCTGCCGATCTCAGCCCGCTCTCTTTATCTCCATGCCCACCTAGTCCCCGAAGAAGAGCTAGGAGCTTATTCTCTCCCTATCGGCGGAGGCAGCGGTTGGATGCTCGACCAGGTCAAGTCCTGTTCACCGCGAGTGAGCTTCACGCAATGTGTCGATCTGGACGAAGGCGCACAAGCTCAGGCGGTCACACGCGGACATGCCTATCATCTCGGCGGTTTCGAGCAGTTCGAGACCGATCGACGCTTTGATCTGGTCTTAGCGCTCGATTTCATCGAGCATGTACGCGACCCCGCGCTCCTGTTACGCCGTATCGAAGGGTTTCTCACCGCTCAAGGCCGCGTGCTGATCAAGACGCCAAACTTCGACGCGCTTGATGCGCGGCTATTCCGGCATTGTTCGTGGGCCGGCTATCACACGCCGCGTCATTTCGTACTGTTCAACCGCCAGAGCTTTACAGACTTGGCGGAACAGAGTGGTCTTGGCGTCATATCGTTCTCATATGCGCAAGGTGCAGCGTACTGGAGCGTGTCAGTGCTCGACGCCATGCGCCGATTCGGCCTCATCGAAATCTCGGCGCAACGCCCAGCGTCATATCATCCGCTGAATCCGCTCTTGCAGGCGAGCTTCGCCGCCGTCGAGTTTGCCCGCGCCCCCTTCGCCCGGCTCTCGAAGATGGTGTTTACCCTCGGTCGGCGCTGAGCCGCTGGAGGCTCATGCCGACCGTAGCACGGCAAAATTGATCCCGCGCAACGCAAGGTAAAGCGGCCCCAGCCGGGCTGACGAGAGGACGACGACGCTAC contains these protein-coding regions:
- a CDS encoding methyltransferase domain-containing protein, which translates into the protein MLDQVKSCSPRVSFTQCVDLDEGAQAQAVTRGHAYHLGGFEQFETDRRFDLVLALDFIEHVRDPALLLRRIEGFLTAQGRVLIKTPNFDALDARLFRHCSWAGYHTPRHFVLFNRQSFTDLAEQSGLGVISFSYAQGAAYWSVSVLDAMRRFGLIEISAQRPASYHPLNPLLQASFAAVEFARAPFARLSKMVFTLGRR